In Plasmodium berghei ANKA genome assembly, contig: PbANKA_00_1, whole genome shotgun sequence, the genomic window aaaaaaatataatattcttatagtaaaatattatattattattccatattaattttaaattgaaattaataataataaaaatatttttatctacAAATAATTGTTGTATATAGGGATAAATAATTGTATTACCTAttttagtatatatataacatgaATCCCCCTTAACATAGagattataaaatatattccatCATAATGAATGATACTCTAGTatgtacatttttttatattatatttcctATAAACTTCATTAAgctttattttaaaaacattttcttaatacatatttttaccatttttttttaaatggtTTCTTAGTGTTTaaaatttgattttttgAGGTATTATTTACCTGCTGAATTAGGCGGAACCGCaaattttgaatttaaacaaattacAAATTTCAATAAGTACTGCCCTAGTGAAAACTGCAATACTGATCTcgaaaaaattacaattgGATTTTTATGGTTACTTGAACAATATTTTACTATATCCAAAGATACAGATgattataatgaaaataatacaaatgcattttttctatatattatttcatgGTTAAGTTACCAATTAAAGCAAAATTCAGAGCACAATACCACCACAATAAACGATTTTTATACTAAAcatgtaaaaaatagtggtaaatatagtaaatttataaatgattCCAGTATTTGTGCAAATCTTAAGGAAATCATAGATAAACAAAAAGATTTGTTCAATATTGATATTGAAGATCTGtctaaattttatgatgcattcaaattattatgtaaTATTTATGGCAATGTTGCAAAGAATGAAAAAAGCGGCACCCTGTCAAATAATGCGAATAATTTTGTTGAGAAATATACAGATCTCAACGATTACTATAATGTTGAAAATACCCCTCATAGTCAAATATTGTCTGTTTTATTAActgattataataaattaaaaactgATAAATCTGGTAAAATTGATAATTCTAAACAATTCCCAATTCTTCCAACAGAAAAAGCAACAAAACCATTTTCACGAAGTTCACGAAGTTCATCTATAAAAATTTCAGTAATCCCAATGacatttcttttttttgcattacTTATCTATTTAGGAATTACGTATAAGGTAATTAACAAatcaaatgaaaatataatatttaaaatatatatcatcactacaaaattaacaattgttttttactatttttatattagcATTCATTATTTGACTTTCGGAAAAGGCTTCAAAGACTCAATTTAagaatcaaaaaaataaagaggaaaataaatcattaatatattattcagATGACAtcaattaatataattaagaGATGTCATATTTGGGGATAGTTAGTTTTTGctgaaaattatttggtttataagaataattaaataatataatcaataatatataatgttatatatgtatagttataatatttttatactgattttgtataatttttaaaccGTTTTTATGTTATGGGTCAGGGTTATGTTTGTGGGCCCTATATTTGGGTTAGGGCTAAGtattatattgtatttaattttgagtaatttgataatatttattagtttaagtatttgttttaaatatgtataggATAATTTGTAGTTTTTAAGATTTATATTAAGTCTAAATATGTAAGAGAAAAAATGAGGATGAAGATAAACGAATaaagtaatatattttgataaattataaGAATTGGATTTTGTGTTAATATAACTTAATGGTAAATGTGTTGAATAATTTactttttgtattttattgcTAATTTGGGGTTAATGGTTTATGGAACAATTGATCAAATATTGGAATAGACTTGGTTCTAGAAGAGAACGttgatttaaataattacaatGTTTAATATGAGAAACTGAGAGGCAAACAGGGGAATtggaagaaaataatttatttttatttcaaccAAAAGGACATTTAATGCGATTTCTTCATTCAGTGACACCTGAACCGAATGATAAATGAAGTGATGTAGGAATTGAATTGAAGTATAAAGTACTATTTGgaggaaatatatttaaagaaGGTAAGCTACGTTAAAggcatatttattttaattcccattattttaagaattagtataatattttaaaaatagttGTCCACttgaaaatgttatatattttggtGATTTTTGCGTTAGTGTTTATGTtagtatttataaattgGGGAAGAAGTAGgattatcaaatatatacaaactTATGCATGGCGATCCTGTATAATTTattgatttatattttttgtttataaaagaaaagacGATTCTttagaataataaatttaaataatgtcttatattttttgtaaaataacCAAAGTTCCGATGTTTATGGCTCTGACTTTAAAAttcaatataaatataaaaaatgataaataagtaaattcgtttattatcatatgtaaataaacTCATAAgtataattaaaaagtatatttatgtgtaatattataatatgtgtattttattaatctATATAAAACAGTGTCGTATGATCGATTCATGTGATTTCAATTATAACTTCCTTTTCTATAActctaaaaatatattagtttataaattatttagtaacgaaaaaaaataaaaaagaggaaataaatcattaataaattattcaGATGACATGAATTGATATAATTAAGATATATCCTATTTGGagataatttttaatgaaaattatttggtTTATAAGAACAATTAAAATGATAGAAATAGTAAAAGAAAAACGCAACTTATCGATTTTgagtataaaaaatgaattaccataaaaatatgaaaatattgcgataaagaaatatttttcacaaattataatatttacgTTTGTAGTTCtcacaaaaataatacatatatatgcatcttaatattaaaaggcataaacaaattatatgcaaataaaacactcttaaaacaaaaaaccAGTTTATGATGGTAATTTAAAGCAATTATTATgcatgaaaataaattgttttattaacataaatattgtAATATTACGGtgttgaaaaatatatatgaaatatgtttatatatgaagGAAAAAATCATTAACAACATAGGAAACAGCTCTTTTTTTTGGGAGCGGGAGCTTTGGAACCATCGAGAGCATCGGTAATACCGGAAACATCGAGAGAATAGGAAGCTTTGGAACAATTGAGAGCACCGAGAGCACCGAGAACATCGGGATTATCGAGAACATCGGGagcatttttatcaaactaagaaaaaaaacataaatggatgaatatataaaatatttaaatttttttcaaattatagtatatattataaatatatatatttatttaaaacaatatattttttaacaattgttgaaataaattattatgttattaaaatttgtatattgATTACAGATTTGGCATAGACGATATTAAAATCAGTTGATGAAAATTCATCTATGAAATATCCAGCTATGTTAACAAACGGTTTTTCTAATTTTCCTTGTCTAATATGATCTTCAGAATCAATTGTagtttttaataaatttgcgttttttatgattgcgtctttatattctttattgGAAGGGTTGGGATCATTTATATCTACTATAGCCATGACAATCAtactttttctttttgatTTCTAcaaaattgataaaaatatattgcataaattattgtgaataatattattttatgggtaacgaaaaaaaaacacttTCTTACTTCAACATATGCAGCTAaagcataaaaatatttctgaGAGTTCATAGAACTACCTCCGTAACGTTGTTGTATCATTACTAAATTTGGATTGTACACACGGGCAacttttcaaaaaaataataattttgcaTTATGTAAATTAAGTATTATGAATTTGAAGATGTGTGAAACAATAAATAGTATCATAGaacaatgaaaataataaatcacGAAATGTCGAATAAATAGTAACAATACTATGTTAATTTGActaattatttatgttttgtATACTTTTAAAAGAGCCATCATTGAAAGGTTTTTTACAATCGGGATCCCATAACATGCTTGTTATTTGATCATGCTAATGGAAACAAAgagaaatatatgtatataaattataataattttttaattttattttggttTATAACTTTAATATTG contains:
- a CDS encoding BIR protein; the protein is MNDTLCLKFDFLRYYLPAELGGTANFEFKQITNFNKYCPSENCNTDLEKITIGFLWLLEQYFTISKDTDDYNENNTNAFFLYIISWLSYQLKQNSEHNTTTINDFYTKHVKNSGKYSKFINDSSICANLKEIIDKQKDLFNIDIEDLSKFYDAFKLLCNIYGNVAKNEKSGTLSNNANNFVEKYTDLNDYYNVENTPHSQILSVLLTDYNKLKTDKSGKIDNSKQFPILPTEKATKPFSRSSRSSSIKISVIPMTFLFFALLIYLGITYKASKTQFKNQKNKEENKSLIYYSDDIN
- a CDS encoding fam-a protein, which produces MNKFYIQFVLFLLTISLYVNNKTLASDPAPGTSTTPESTHHYPTSEVYEKNKHLLSTDPEETINAEKHMEEIVEYFYRHVIGAYGLKDSREKKNKLGWMYGFKKNYQDNRYIERIHYRPYYDSNHRPKYIPNMHDQITSMLWDPDCKKPFNDGSFKIARVYNPNLVMIQQRYGGSSMNSQKYFYALAAYVEKSKRKSMIVMAIVDINDPNPSNKEYKDAIIKNANLLKTTIDSEDHIRQGKLEKPFVNIAGYFIDEFSSTDFNIVYAKSFDKNAPDVLDNPDVLGALGALNCSKASYSLDVSGITDALDGSKAPAPKKKSCFLCC